From Campylobacter pinnipediorum subsp. caledonicus:
AGAGATGATATGCCTCTTTGGGTTTTGATAGAGTTATTAAATTTTGGTGAGTTAATTTCATTTTATAAATTCTATAAAGAAAATTATAGTATAGAAAAAATATCAGTTTTTAATTTATATGCAATAAAAAGCTTAAGAAATATTGCCGCACATAATAGTTGTATACTACATACATTAACAATACATCCAATAAAAAACATGAAAATATCCACAAAATTAAGACAATTTTTAAAAGATAAAAAATTATTATCTAGAAATGAAACAGAAATTAAAATTCCATTGATACACGATTTTATTTGTTTGGTTTTAGTATTTTCTAAACTATGTCCAGATACGGAAATGAAAAAAATACTAACTAAAAAAATAAGAATATTTTTCAAAAGATGTAAAGAAAAAACAGAGTATTTTGAAAACGAACCCCTTATAGTAAAAAGATATCTATTTATTAAAAAGGCAACATATATAATTTTAAGAAACAAATAAAGTTTTTTGTGTATAATTACACTAAGGATAAAAATTTATTAACTCGTTGATAGGTTTAGGCGGACGGCTTTTTGCTTGACCGCCTTTTTTTATATCTCTTCATCTTCCATCATCTCATCAAATACACTATCAAAAGTAATTGTTCCCATTTTCAAATTCATTTTACATACCTTGTAAGCTTTTTATAGGATTATTT
This genomic window contains:
- a CDS encoding Abi family protein, with translation MKQKKKFTIEEQIKYMKSLNIKFDNNEDGAKEFLTYSNYYFKVKSFAKNYKKIDGKYANLHFAYLRKFSILDTAFRELVLELSLLCEHLIKVLICRSCSQNNNDNGYEIVKDYFLLKEIPSNIQKYDKDKDKFSVYSKPLLDKYRDDMPLWVLIELLNFGELISFYKFYKENYSIEKISVFNLYAIKSLRNIAAHNSCILHTLTIHPIKNMKISTKLRQFLKDKKLLSRNETEIKIPLIHDFICLVLVFSKLCPDTEMKKILTKKIRIFFKRCKEKTEYFENEPLIVKRYLFIKKATYIILRNK